The Rhizobiaceae bacterium genome contains the following window.
CGATGACGCGCGCTCAGGCGGAAAAGACCCTTAGCATGTTGAACGAAGCCGAGCGTCCGCTGATCGTCGCCGGCGGCGGCATCATCAACGCGGATGCGCAGGACCTGCTGACCGAATTTGCCGAAATCGCCGGCATCCCGGTCATTCCGACGCTGATGGGCTGGGGCGCGATCCCGGACGACCATCCGCTGATGGCGGGCATGTGCGGCCTGCAAACCTCGCAGCGCTACGGCAATGCCAACATGCTGGCGTCCGACTTTGTGCTGGGCATCGGCAACCGCTTTGCCAACCGTCACACAGGCTCCGTCGAGAAATACACCGAGGGCCGGAGATTCGTGCACATCGACATCGAGCCGACGCAGATCGGTCGGGTGTTCGCGCCAGACCTTGGCATTGCCTCCGATGCGGGAGCTGCGCTCAAGATGCTGCTCGACGTCGCTACCGAATGGAAGGCTGCCGGACGCCTGCGGGACTGGAGCGGTTGGGTCGGCGACTGTCAGGATCGCAAGAAGGCGCTCAAGCGCAAGACCCATTTCGACAATGTGCCGCTCAAGCCGCAGCGTGTCTATGAGGAGATGAATAAGGCGTTTGGCCGTGACACAACCTATGTCACCACCATCGGGCTGAGCCAGATCGCAGGCGCGCAGTTCCTGCATGTCTACAAGGCGCGCAACTGGATCAATTGCGGACAGGCCGGGCCGCTCGGCTGGACCCTGCCCGCCGCGCTCGGCGTGCGTGCCGCGCGTCCCGACGCCGACATCGTGGCGCTGTCGGGCGACTACGATTTCCAGTTCATGATCGAGGAGCTTGCCGTCGGCGCACAGCACAAGCTGCCTTACATCCATGTTCTCGTGAATAATGCCTATCTTGGCTTGATCCGTCAGTCGCAGCGCGGCTTCAACATGGATTTCCAGGTCGACCTCGCCTTTGAGAACATCAATGCGGGGGACGACGCGGAAGCGGGCTACGGCGTCGATCATGTCGCAGTGGCCGAGGCGATGGGCTGCAAGGCGCTGCGCGTGCGCAGGCCGGAAGATTGCGCGGCGGCTTTCCGGGAAGCGCGGCGGCTCGTCAGGGAACATCAGGTTCCGGTGGTTATCGAGTTCATCCTTGAGCGCGTGACCAACATTTCGATGGGCACGGAAATAGATAATATCGTCGAGTTCGAGGAACTGGCGGAGCGCAACGAGGACGCGCCCACCGCCATCATGATGCTCGACTGAAAAAGGGAAGCAATACATGCCAAAATTCTCGGCAAATCTTTCGATGCTTTTCGGCGAGCACGATTTTCTCGACCGTTTCGACGCCGCCGCGCAAGCCGGTTTCAAGGGTGTCGAATATGTCGGGCCATATGACCATTCGCCCGAAATCGTGGCCGAACGGCTGAAGCGCAACGGGCTGACGCAGGTGCTGTTCAACCTGCCGCCGGGCGATTGGGCGGCTGGCGAGCGCGGCATTGCGGTGCTGCCGGATCGCATCGACGAATTTCGCAGGAGCGTGGACACCGCGATCACCTATGCGAAAGCGCTCGGCTGCAATCAGGTGAATTGCCTTGCAGGCATTGCGCCGGCGGGAATCGATGCATCCCTTCTTGAAAACGTCTTTGTCGAGAACCTTCGCTACGCAGCCCCGAGGCTGAAAGAAGCGGGTATCCGCCTGCTGATCGAGCCGATCAACACGCTCGACATTCCCGGCTTTTTCCTGAGGACCAGCCGTCAGGCGCTGGGTTTGATGGACAAGGTCGGGTCCGACAACCTCTACCTGCAATACGACATCTATCACATGCAGATCATGGAGGGCGACCTCGCGCGCTCGCTAGAGAAGCACCTGTCGCGCATTGCCCATATCCAGATCGCCGACAATCCCGGACGTCACGAGCCGGGCACGGGAGAAATCAACTATCCCTTCCTCTACGCGCATCTCGACCGCATCGGCTATTCCGGGTGGATCGGGGCCGAATATAAGCCGAAGAGCGGCACAGTCGAGGGGCTGGGCTGGTTCCGGGACGTGGCAGGAAAGGCGGCTGCGTGATGGCGACGCGTAAGGAAACCATCGGATTCATCGGCCTCGGCATCATGGGCGGCCCGATGGCCGGCCATCTGCTCGACGCGGGCTATCGCGTCGTCACGTCCGATCATCGCGGCAAGCCGCGCGCCGACCTCTTGGCAAAAGGGCTGGAGGCCGTGACCGGCAACAAGGCGGTCGCGCAGGCGGCGGATATTGTCATCACCATGGTGCCCGACACGCCCGATGTCGCCGACGTTCTGTTTGGCGGCGAGGACAGTCTGTCCGCCGGTCTCGCGACGGGTAAGCTCGTCATCGACATGAGTTCGATTTCGCCCATCGAGACGAAGGTCTTTGGCGGGAAGGTCGAGGCATTGGCTGCGGATTATCTCGATGCGCCGGTTTCCGGTGGAGAGGTCGGCGCAAAGGCCGCCAGCCTTTCGATCATGTGCGGCGGCAGGTCGGACGTGTTCGAGCGCGCGCTCCCCGTGCTCGAAAAGATGGGCAAGAACATCACGCTGGTCGGGCCGGTCGGGGCAGGGCAGACGGCCAAGGTCGCCAACCAGATTGTCGTCGCGCTGACCATCGAGGCGGTTGCGGAAGCGCTGGTCTTTGCCGCCAAGGCGGGCGCGGACCCAGCAAAGGTGCGACAGGCGCTGATGGGCGGGCTGGCCACATCGCGCATCCTGGAGGTGCACGGCGAACGCATGATCAAGCGCACCTTCGATCCCGGTTTCCGCATTGACCTGCACCGCAAGGATTTGAATCTTGCTCTGGAGGGCGCGCGTTCGCTTGGCGTGGCGCTGCCGAACACATCGACCACGCAACAGCTTTTCAATGCCTGCGCGGCCAATGGCGGCGGCAGGGACGATCATTCAGGGTTGGTGAAGGCGCTGGAATTGATGGCCGGTCACACGGTGGCGTAGCGCTAGGCTGAGGCAAGATGCTTCCGCGCCGCGTAGAGCGCGACTGCGGCAGCGTTCGATACGTTCAGCGAACGGATCGCGCCCGGCATGTCGAGCCGCGCCAGCGCCGAGACTGTCTCGCGCGTCTTTTGCCGCAGGCCCTTGCCCTCGGCGCCGAGCACAAGCGCGATCTTGCCGCCCGCAAAGGTCTCTTCCAGCTCCCCAGGACCGTCGGAATCGAGCCCGATCGTCTGGAAACCGGAGTCGTGCAGCGCTTCCAGCGCCTCGGCCAGATTGCGCACCTCGATGTGGTCGATATGTTCGAGCGCCCCGGAAGCAGCCTTGGCGAGCACACCGCTTTCCTGCGGACTGTGGCGCGCGGTGGTGATGAGCGCGCCCGCGCCGAAGGCAACCGCCGAGCGCATGATCGCGCCGACATTGTGCGGGTCGGTGACCTGATCGAGCACCAGCAGCAGGGGCGAAGAGCCAAGCTCTTCCAATCGTTTCGGTTGCAGCGGGCGGGCTTCCACCAGCGCGCCTTGATGCACGGCATCGCTGCCGGTCACGCGGTCGATCTCGCGCGGATCTACCATGCTGACCTCGAAGGGCAGGGCGGATGGATCGTCCAGCCCGAGCCGCTCCAGCGCGTTGCGCGTGACCATCATGCGCTCGATTCGGCGTCGAGGATTGGCGATAGCCTCCCGCACCGAATGCAGCCCGTAAATGTGGACCAGCCCGGTCGGTACCGGCCCGCCGGGAACGGCGGCGCGCGCCCGGTGCGGCTGCTGGCCGCCGGTCTCGGCGCGATGCTTGCGCCGCAGCCGCGCATAGTGGCTGTCCTTGGGTGTTCCGGACTTCTTGTCGTCGCTCATGCCGTTTGCTTCCTGATTGGCCGAACGCTGTATCAGTTTCGGGCGAAATGGCTACACGCGCGGCGGTTCGATTGGAACGAATATCGCCATTCGCTGAAAATAGGCGACGAATATGTGCTGCCGTGGTTGACACGCATATACGCAGTCGCCATAAGGCGCTTCGCGTCGTGGCCGAGGTCGGATCACGATGCATGACGTGCCTCGTCGCATGGCTCCGGAAGACAGTATGGAGGGGTGCCCGAGTGGTTAAAGGGGACGGACTGTAAATCCGTTGGCTTAGCCTACGTTGGTTCGAATCCAACCCCCTCCACCACTGTCGCGCCGGATGCCAGGCGGGTGTAGCTCAATGGTAGAGCAGCAGCCTTCCAAGCTGAATACGAGGGTTCGATTCCCTTCACCCGCTCCAACTTCCTTCCCGAATTTTCCTTTTCATTGAGCTGCTTGGCGCGCTTTGCTCGCGCACGAAAAACCCGCCTGCGGTAAGCAGGCGGGCGCAATATGCGTCGTGCTCTGCTCAGGCAGCGGCGAGCACGGCCTTCGGCTCGACCGCCTCGTAGCCGAGCGCTTCGGCAACCGCGCGATTTGTGATGCGGCCCTTGTGGACATTCAGGCCGTTGCGCAGGTTCTGGTCGTCGAGGATCGCCTTGATGCCCTTGTCGGCGAGCTGCAATCCATAGTGCAGCGTCGCGTTGTTCAGCGCGTGAGCGGAGGTCACGGGAACCGCGCCCGGCATGTTGGCGACGCAATAGTGGATGATGCCGTCGACCTCATAGGTCGGTTCGGCATGGGTCGTCGCATGCGAGGTCTCGAAGCAGCCGCCCTGGTCGATTGCGACATCGACCAGCACCGCGCCCTTCTTCATTCCGGAAAGCATTTCGCGGGTCACGAGCTTGGGCGCGGCCGCACCGGGGATGAGCACGGCTCCAACGACGATGTCGGCGGAGAAGCATTCTTCCTCCAGCGCCTCAACCGTTGAATAGCGCGTGTGCACGCGCCCGTTGAAAATGTCGTCGAGCTGCCGCAGGCGCGGAATGGAGCGGTCGAGAATGGTGACATCGGCTCCAAGGCCGGCAGCCATCTTGGCCGCGTTGAGGCCGACGACCCCGCCGCCGACAACAGTGACCTTGCCCGGCAAAACGCCCGGAACGCCGCCGAGCAGCACGCCGCGACCGCCATTCGCCTTCTGCAGCGCGGTTGCGCCCGCCTGGATCGCCAGCCGGCCGGCGACCTCCGACATCGGGGCCAGCAGCGGCAGGCCGCCGCGATCGTCGGTCACGGTCTCATAGGCAACAGCGGTCACACCGGAATCGATCAGGCCTTTCGTCTGCTCCGGGTCGGGAGCGAGATGGAGATAGGTATAAAGAATCTGCCCTTCGCGAAGCTGAACCCATTCGCCCGGCTGCGGCTCCTTGACCTTCACGATCATGTCCGAGCGGGTGAAGATTTCCTCCGCCGTCTTGGCGATTGCGGCGCCCGCCGCACGGTAAGCGTTGTCATCGGCACCGATGCCGGCGCCAGCGCCGGTCTGAACGATCACCTCGTGCCCATGCGCAACATATTCGCGCACCGCACCGGGCGTCAGACCGACGCGATATTCATGGTTTTTGATTTCTTTCGGGCACCCAATTCGCATGTCGCTCTCCTGTGGCTTCTCGCCTGCTTTCCCAGAATAGGCGCATTAGACCACAGAAGGCATCGAAGGTCTTTGCGAAGTCAGTTGCAGAACGGGCTAATATTCGTTATTCCTTGCGTGAAACTGGCTCTTTTTCGAATAACATTCGACGAATGACATTGGATAAGCTCGATATCGCAATTTTGGATGCGCTTCAGTCCGACGGGCGGCTGTCGAACGCAGCGCTCTCCGAGCGTGTCGGACTTTCGCAATCGGCCTGCTCGCGTCGCCTCGACATCCTTGAAAAAAGCGGTGCGATCCGCGGCTATCATGCGCGCCTGTCGAATGCGGCGCTCGGCTACGGGACGACGGCGATCGTGCACATCTCGCTTGCGGGCCAGTTCGAGAAATCGCTCGCCGAGTTCGAGGCGGCGATCCGGCGCTGCCCGAATGTGCTGTCCTGCCATCTCATGTCGGGTGAATACGATTATATCCTGCGCATCGCCGTGAAAGACCTGCAGGACTATGAGCGCATCCATAAGGAATGGCTTTCGGCCATGCCGCACGTCACCAAGATCAATTCGTCTTTCGCGCTGCGCGAGGTTATCGACCGGACGACGGTCGGAATGAAGCCGGAGGTCGGCCGACTGGAATAGGACACAATCTCAGGTAACACTACCGCATCCCCGGGGGCTGCATCCTGTGGTAGACCTTGAAGTAGTATATTGTTGAGCGCTTAAACAAGGTATATTGGTCCGCCAGATCAGACAGGCAGGCATATGTTGAAGCTATACCAATATGTTCGGCAGCGGGGCTGGCTGCAATATCTCAGCTTCGGGCATGATCTGGTCGTTGCGGCGATTGCGTTCGTGGCTGCATTCGCTGTTGCCTACAACACCAACTACCTGTCCTGGATTCCGAGCTTCCCGCAGAAGGTGGCGGCGTTTGTCGGCTTGAGCGCCATTTGCATTTATGTGTTCCGGATCAACCGCACCTCGTGGCGCTATGTCTCGATCCCGGACCTGCTGGAGATCATCAAGGCGGTGATCGTGGCCGTCGCCATCTACACGGTCGGCGCATTCCTCGTGTCTCGCGGCCAGAACGTGCCGCGCTCCGTGCCGGTCCTGACCACGTTTTTCATGATCGGCGGCATGGCCGCCTCGCGCTTTGCATATCGGCTGCTCGTCGAGCGCATGGCAATGCCCTCCGCGATCCTGCGCGACCGGCGCAATCCGCGCGCCGTCATCCTGCTCGGAATGACCGACGAGGCGGAGAGCTTCATCCGGTCCACCCGGCGTTCCAGCGGAAGCAATTTCAAAGTGCTGGCCATCGTGGACGACGGGCTTTTCGCCAAGGGCCGCATCGTGCAGGGCGTCAAGGTGCGCGGAAAGCTTTCCGATCTGGAGGCGATCCAGTCGCTGCTGAAGGCGCGCGGCAAGGCCGCCACGGACCTCATCATCGCGGACCCCAATCTCTCCCGCAAGCGTCTCGGCGAGATTGTCGAGGCGGGAACGGCGGCCGGATTGAAGGTGATGCGGCTGCCTGACCGCACCTCCGCGACGGTGCTGACGAGCGACCAGCTTCTGGAGCCAAAGGAAATCGAACTTGGCGACCTGCTCGGTCGCCCGGAGATCAGGACCGACCTCGAGGGCGTGTCCGCCATGATCAACGGGCGCATCGTTCTGGTGACGGGAAGCGGCGGGTCCATCGGGTCGGAACTGTGCCGTCAGATCGCGATGCTTGGGCCCCAATCGCTTATCATTACCGACAATTCCGAGTTCCTGCTCTACAATCTCGACACCGAGCTTCGGGACCGCCATCCGCAATTGTCGGTCGTGGCGCGCATTCTGGACGTGCGCGACCGTGCGCGCGTCAACCGCATCTTCGAGGAGTTCCAGCCGCAGATCGTCTTTCATGCGGCGGCCCTCAAGCATGTGCCGCTCGTCGAGGACAATCCGCTCGAAGCGCTCAAGACCAACCTGCTGGGAACGCGCAACGTCGCCGACGCGGCGCATGCCAACAGCGCGCTTTCCTTTGTCATGATTTCGACCGACAAGGCCGTGAACCCGACCAATGTCATGGGCGCCACCAAGCGCGCGGCGGAATCCTATTGTCAGGCGCTCGATGTCGCGAGCGACAAGACGAGCTTCAAGACCGTGCGCTTCGGCAACGTGCTCGGCTCGAACGGGTCGGTGGTGCCGCGCTTCAAGGAGCAGATCGCGGCGGGCGGGCCGGTGACGGTTACGCACCCGGACATCATCCGCTTCTTCATGACCATCCCGGAAGCGGTGCGCCTGGTGCTGAACGCCTCGTCGCATGCCATGCACCGCGCCAATGATCGCGGCAAGATCCTTGTGCTGGACATGGGCAAGCCGGTGCGCATCCTGCATCTGGCCGAGCGCATGATCCAGCTTGCGGGCTACAAGCCCTATTCGGATGTCGACATCGTTTTCAGCGGCTTGCGCCCGGGCGAGAAGCTCTATGAAGAGTTGTTCGACAAGTCCGAGGTGCGTGAGGAGGTGCCGCATGACGGCTATTTCGTCGCCTCACCGCGCATGATCGACCACGCGCTGCTCAACAAGTCCATAGCCGAGATGGAGGCCGCGCTTGCACGCGAGGACGGCGAGCGCGCCATCCTGATCCTGCACCATGTGGTCCCGGAATTTGCCGAGCGTCGCGAGGTCTCGCTA
Protein-coding sequences here:
- the gcl gene encoding glyoxylate carboligase — its product is MARMRAVDAAVLVLEAEGVQCAFGVPGAAINPFYSALKGRGSIRHILARHVEGASHMAEGYTRAKAGNIGLCIGTSGPAGTDMITGLYSASADSIPILCVTGQAPRARLNKEDFQAVDIPAIAAPVTKWAVTVMEPYLVPMAFQKAFHLMRSGRPGPVLIDLPIDVQMAEIEFDIDSYEPLPIARPAMTRAQAEKTLSMLNEAERPLIVAGGGIINADAQDLLTEFAEIAGIPVIPTLMGWGAIPDDHPLMAGMCGLQTSQRYGNANMLASDFVLGIGNRFANRHTGSVEKYTEGRRFVHIDIEPTQIGRVFAPDLGIASDAGAALKMLLDVATEWKAAGRLRDWSGWVGDCQDRKKALKRKTHFDNVPLKPQRVYEEMNKAFGRDTTYVTTIGLSQIAGAQFLHVYKARNWINCGQAGPLGWTLPAALGVRAARPDADIVALSGDYDFQFMIEELAVGAQHKLPYIHVLVNNAYLGLIRQSQRGFNMDFQVDLAFENINAGDDAEAGYGVDHVAVAEAMGCKALRVRRPEDCAAAFREARRLVREHQVPVVIEFILERVTNISMGTEIDNIVEFEELAERNEDAPTAIMMLD
- the hyi gene encoding hydroxypyruvate isomerase is translated as MPKFSANLSMLFGEHDFLDRFDAAAQAGFKGVEYVGPYDHSPEIVAERLKRNGLTQVLFNLPPGDWAAGERGIAVLPDRIDEFRRSVDTAITYAKALGCNQVNCLAGIAPAGIDASLLENVFVENLRYAAPRLKEAGIRLLIEPINTLDIPGFFLRTSRQALGLMDKVGSDNLYLQYDIYHMQIMEGDLARSLEKHLSRIAHIQIADNPGRHEPGTGEINYPFLYAHLDRIGYSGWIGAEYKPKSGTVEGLGWFRDVAGKAAA
- a CDS encoding 2-hydroxy-3-oxopropionate reductase, with protein sequence MATRKETIGFIGLGIMGGPMAGHLLDAGYRVVTSDHRGKPRADLLAKGLEAVTGNKAVAQAADIVITMVPDTPDVADVLFGGEDSLSAGLATGKLVIDMSSISPIETKVFGGKVEALAADYLDAPVSGGEVGAKAASLSIMCGGRSDVFERALPVLEKMGKNITLVGPVGAGQTAKVANQIVVALTIEAVAEALVFAAKAGADPAKVRQALMGGLATSRILEVHGERMIKRTFDPGFRIDLHRKDLNLALEGARSLGVALPNTSTTQQLFNACAANGGGRDDHSGLVKALELMAGHTVA
- a CDS encoding RNA methyltransferase translates to MSDDKKSGTPKDSHYARLRRKHRAETGGQQPHRARAAVPGGPVPTGLVHIYGLHSVREAIANPRRRIERMMVTRNALERLGLDDPSALPFEVSMVDPREIDRVTGSDAVHQGALVEARPLQPKRLEELGSSPLLLVLDQVTDPHNVGAIMRSAVAFGAGALITTARHSPQESGVLAKAASGALEHIDHIEVRNLAEALEALHDSGFQTIGLDSDGPGELEETFAGGKIALVLGAEGKGLRQKTRETVSALARLDMPGAIRSLNVSNAAAVALYAARKHLASA
- the ald gene encoding alanine dehydrogenase, with the translated sequence MRIGCPKEIKNHEYRVGLTPGAVREYVAHGHEVIVQTGAGAGIGADDNAYRAAGAAIAKTAEEIFTRSDMIVKVKEPQPGEWVQLREGQILYTYLHLAPDPEQTKGLIDSGVTAVAYETVTDDRGGLPLLAPMSEVAGRLAIQAGATALQKANGGRGVLLGGVPGVLPGKVTVVGGGVVGLNAAKMAAGLGADVTILDRSIPRLRQLDDIFNGRVHTRYSTVEALEEECFSADIVVGAVLIPGAAAPKLVTREMLSGMKKGAVLVDVAIDQGGCFETSHATTHAEPTYEVDGIIHYCVANMPGAVPVTSAHALNNATLHYGLQLADKGIKAILDDQNLRNGLNVHKGRITNRAVAEALGYEAVEPKAVLAAA
- a CDS encoding Lrp/AsnC family transcriptional regulator; the encoded protein is MTLDKLDIAILDALQSDGRLSNAALSERVGLSQSACSRRLDILEKSGAIRGYHARLSNAALGYGTTAIVHISLAGQFEKSLAEFEAAIRRCPNVLSCHLMSGEYDYILRIAVKDLQDYERIHKEWLSAMPHVTKINSSFALREVIDRTTVGMKPEVGRLE
- a CDS encoding polysaccharide biosynthesis protein, which gives rise to MLKLYQYVRQRGWLQYLSFGHDLVVAAIAFVAAFAVAYNTNYLSWIPSFPQKVAAFVGLSAICIYVFRINRTSWRYVSIPDLLEIIKAVIVAVAIYTVGAFLVSRGQNVPRSVPVLTTFFMIGGMAASRFAYRLLVERMAMPSAILRDRRNPRAVILLGMTDEAESFIRSTRRSSGSNFKVLAIVDDGLFAKGRIVQGVKVRGKLSDLEAIQSLLKARGKAATDLIIADPNLSRKRLGEIVEAGTAAGLKVMRLPDRTSATVLTSDQLLEPKEIELGDLLGRPEIRTDLEGVSAMINGRIVLVTGSGGSIGSELCRQIAMLGPQSLIITDNSEFLLYNLDTELRDRHPQLSVVARILDVRDRARVNRIFEEFQPQIVFHAAALKHVPLVEDNPLEALKTNLLGTRNVADAAHANSALSFVMISTDKAVNPTNVMGATKRAAESYCQALDVASDKTSFKTVRFGNVLGSNGSVVPRFKEQIAAGGPVTVTHPDIIRFFMTIPEAVRLVLNASSHAMHRANDRGKILVLDMGKPVRILHLAERMIQLAGYKPYSDVDIVFSGLRPGEKLYEELFDKSEVREEVPHDGYFVASPRMIDHALLNKSIAEMEAALAREDGERAILILHHVVPEFAERREVSLPPADLTLRAEAES